The following is a genomic window from Ethanoligenens harbinense YUAN-3.
ATGTCGATCTCTACCATCATCACGCCGCGATACTGCGGCTTACCCTGTATCTGGCGTCTTGTCACTGTAACCGGTTTCTCATTCATGCGCCGCGCCTCCCTGTTCCGGCCGCCGCCGTCGCGCCGCCTGCGCGGCGTCCGGGCGGCGCCCTCTGATTTGCGGCGGCCGGACCCGCCGCCATCGCATCGCACAATCCAATCTATGCGGCGGCCGGGAGAACGTGCACAAAAAACACGTATTTCACGCCTGCGGAGCGGCTTCCAGGCGCGCGGCCGTATACAGCCCCGTGACCGGATGACGCCGCGCGTAATCGAAACAGTAGACAACCGGGCCGCTCGTCTCCCCGGTCTGCACAAGGGCCGGCGGGTCGAACGGAAAGGCTTCGAAATGCACGCGCGCACCCTTTTTCTCCGCGTAAAGAGCGCGTGCGTGCGGCGGCGCTTCGCGCGGCAGGCACCGCGGCGGGTTGCCGGAATTGTCACTGCGGTAAAAATCGAACCGCAGCAGCGCGCACAGCGTATCGGCTTCGCCGGGGAAGCGCCCTGCGGCGAACCGCACCAGTTCCGCACAGAGCTCCGGGTAGGCCACCGGCCTGGCAAAACAGCCGCGCGCCCGCAGCGCCCCGGCAAACGCCTCATAAAACGCGAACGGCCCTGCGAACCGGGCAATCAGATACGGCAGGGAAAGCATGAAGCGGCCGCTGTTGTAGAGCCGCTCCACGCAGAACGCCGTATCCTCCAGCCGCCCCAGCTCCGCGAAGGACAGCCACGGTGTCTGCAGCACCTGATACGGCGGTTTTTCACTGTAAAGATAACCGGGCGTGCAGTCGGCCACGGCGCGCATCTCCGAGCCCTTGAGCAGTTTCAGAAACCCCAGTTGGATACAGTGAGACGCAAGCGCGTGCAGGGTATCGAACGAGCGCGCAAACGTCATGTAATCCTCAAGCGGCAGCCCCGCGATCAGATCGGTGTGAACATGCACGTTCCGCGGCGCGCACAGGTGGGCGATGGCGGCGGCGCAGCGCGCAAGGTCGCTGGCCCGGTGCACGGCGGCCAGCGTGGGTGCGTGGAAGCTCTGGATGCCGATCTCAAGCTGGAACAGGCCGGGCGGCGCGGATGCGAACAGATCGAGCAGTTCCTCATCGAACAGGTCGGCCGCCACCTCGAAGTGGACATGCCGCGCGGCAATCGCCGGGTTTTCTTCCGCCAGTTCCAGCACCGCGCGCACGATCTCTTTGGCGCGGGACAGGCGGCAGTTGAATGTGCGATCCACAAATTTGACCTGCCTGGCCGGGGAATCCAGCACGCGCGCCAGTTCCGCGCGCACACGGTCCAGCGGGAAGAAGCGCGCACCGCCGCCCAGCGACGACAGGCAGTAGGCGCAGCGAAACGGGCACCCGCGCGACGCTTCATAATATAAGATGCGTCCCGCCGACGCGGCCAGCATCTCGTCGGTGTAGGGGGAGGGCAGGCTGCCCAAATCGGGTTCCGCCGCCGGTGGGCAGTCCCGCTCTCTGGACGCTACGCCGGGGATGTGCGTATCCAGCCCGTCGCGCAGCGCCAGCAGCAGCGCGCGGAATGCGGTCTCTCCTTCCCCGCGCACCACAAAATCCACGGCCGGGCAGGCGCGGAAGACATCCGGGTCAAGCCCCGCCTCCGGCCCGCCGAACACGATGACCGTCTCCGGCAACAGCGCGCGGACATCCGCCGCGAGGGCGCGCACCTGCTCGATGTTGAACAGATAGGTGCAGAAACCCAGCACGTCCGGGCGCGCCTCCATCAGCCCACGCAAAATGGAGCGGTCGTCCCGGTTGACGGTGTATTCCTGCACCGTGACATCGCAGACATCCGCACAGGCGGCTTTCAGGCACCACGGGGCCAGCGCCATGTGCACATACTGTGCATTGAGCGCCGCCAGCACCACGTTCATGCCACCCCTCCTTTCATCAAATGTGCAAAAACGTGCTTTCCATAATTTACATTTGTATCCGGATATGATAAAATGCGAGTATCCTTATGCCCCTGTGTTTTAAATGACCGCCTGTTCCGCATATCCGCGGCAAACCGGGAGGAGGGCTTTTTATCAACGCACAACTGGACGAGATCCTGAAAAACAATCTTTTGCAGACGCTTTTCCAGCCGATTATTTCGCTGGCTTCCGGGGAGATTTTCGGCTATGAGGCATTGACACGCGGCCCCGAAGGCCCGCTGCGCGCGCCCCTCACCCTGTTCAGTGAAGCCAAGCGGTATCACCGTCTGGCCGAGCTGGACAGCCTTTGCCGGGACAATATTCTCCGCCGCGCACACGAACAGAAACTGGGCGGCATGCTGTTCATCAACATCGACCCCGCCGCCGTCTTTTACCATATGGAAACGCCGTCCGGCCTGCTGCGGGCCAAAGAGGAAGGCTATACCGAAAACCGCATTGCGCTGGAGTTCACGATGACGGAGGATCTGTGCCGGTTCGCAAATTTCATCGACCTAGTGCAGGGCCTGAAGCGGAGCGGCTACCATATTGCCTGCGACAACACCGTGCCGGGCAACACCGCGTTCCTCTCGCTGCATAACCTGCATCCGGATTTCATCAAGATCGACCTCTCCAGAACCGACGACGCGGCTGCAGCCATCCAGCAGAGTGTCCACACGATCGTACAGCTCACCCACGCGCAGGTCATCGCGGTGGGCGTGCATACGGCGGAACAACTGCAAGCCCTGGCGAACAGCGGCATCCTTTATGCGCAGGGCAATTTTCTGGCCGAGCCCGCAGAGATTGGGCCCCGGCCGCGGGAAGAAGCAATCTCCCTGTTGCGGAAATTTGCGGCCCGGCCCGAAACGGCACAGCCCTGAACAAACACCGTCGGAAATGGAAATGCAGTTGCACAGACGGACATACGCCGCCTGTGCAACACCTATATGGTAATATCCAGAAGGGGACGACTGCCGCAAAACGGCATGAAGTCCTCCCTTTTTTTTCACTGTGCGAACCGCATGCCCGCACGCCGCGCCCTCCCTTCCGCGGGAAGCGGCGGGTTATCCTGCCGGGGCTTACCGCCCGTCGGTAAGAAAACGCGTGTCCCACAGGCAAAAATGCGGTTTGAGCCCGTCTGTGACGGAGATCATGCCGTCCGTGGTCACAAGGACGGCTTCCGCGCCCTGATCCTCCACCAGCCTTCTGCCCTGCTCGGGGCCGAGCAGCAGCGCGGTGAACGCCAGCGCATCGGCGTCCAGCGCGTTTTCGGCAATGACGGTCACGCTGCGCAGCCCGCTGTCCACCGGATACCCGGTCTTGGTGTCGATGACCGGGCGGCTGCCGGCGCCCGCCGTCACCACCGAGCGGTCGATGATCTCCACCGAGCCGAACATTTTATCCGGCCTGCTGCTGCCCGGGCAATGCAGCCGCACCTCCCAGGGCTTTCCATCCGGGCGGGCACCCACCGCCACCGCGCTGCCCCCCAGATCGACGAGGGCGGAGCGCACGCCGTGCGCGCGCAGGATCTTGCGCACCTCGTCGGCGGCATATCCCTTGGCGATGGAGCCGAGGTCGATGGCCTGTCCCTCATAATTGAGCCGGATCTTGAAACTGCTCGCGCCCAGCAGCACGTCTTTGTAATTCACCAGCCGCAGGGCCTTGCCCAGCGCGCGGTTGTCCGGCACGGCGCCGGTGCACGCGGCCTCGTCCCACAGCCGCAGAACCGGCGCGACGGTGATATCCATGCAGCCGGAAGTCTGCTCGGCATA
Proteins encoded in this region:
- a CDS encoding FAD:protein FMN transferase — encoded protein: MAFYISWSSHTQVHTLKQAQALRVEGDGTEAALREAAERVRVIDAHMSFVNPDSEVSAVNRGAGHGDVSVSPDTFFVVKRALQYAEQTSGCMDITVAPVLRLWDEAACTGAVPDNRALGKALRLVNYKDVLLGASSFKIRLNYEGQAIDLGSIAKGYAADEVRKILRAHGVRSALVDLGGSAVAVGARPDGKPWEVRLHCPGSSRPDKMFGSVEIIDRSVVTAGAGSRPVIDTKTGYPVDSGLRSVTVIAENALDADALAFTALLLGPEQGRRLVEDQGAEAVLVTTDGMISVTDGLKPHFCLWDTRFLTDGR
- a CDS encoding EAL domain-containing protein, whose product is MLKNNLLQTLFQPIISLASGEIFGYEALTRGPEGPLRAPLTLFSEAKRYHRLAELDSLCRDNILRRAHEQKLGGMLFINIDPAAVFYHMETPSGLLRAKEEGYTENRIALEFTMTEDLCRFANFIDLVQGLKRSGYHIACDNTVPGNTAFLSLHNLHPDFIKIDLSRTDDAAAAIQQSVHTIVQLTHAQVIAVGVHTAEQLQALANSGILYAQGNFLAEPAEIGPRPREEAISLLRKFAARPETAQP
- a CDS encoding B12-binding domain-containing radical SAM protein; its protein translation is MNVVLAALNAQYVHMALAPWCLKAACADVCDVTVQEYTVNRDDRSILRGLMEARPDVLGFCTYLFNIEQVRALAADVRALLPETVIVFGGPEAGLDPDVFRACPAVDFVVRGEGETAFRALLLALRDGLDTHIPGVASRERDCPPAAEPDLGSLPSPYTDEMLAASAGRILYYEASRGCPFRCAYCLSSLGGGARFFPLDRVRAELARVLDSPARQVKFVDRTFNCRLSRAKEIVRAVLELAEENPAIAARHVHFEVAADLFDEELLDLFASAPPGLFQLEIGIQSFHAPTLAAVHRASDLARCAAAIAHLCAPRNVHVHTDLIAGLPLEDYMTFARSFDTLHALASHCIQLGFLKLLKGSEMRAVADCTPGYLYSEKPPYQVLQTPWLSFAELGRLEDTAFCVERLYNSGRFMLSLPYLIARFAGPFAFYEAFAGALRARGCFARPVAYPELCAELVRFAAGRFPGEADTLCALLRFDFYRSDNSGNPPRCLPREAPPHARALYAEKKGARVHFEAFPFDPPALVQTGETSGPVVYCFDYARRHPVTGLYTAARLEAAPQA